GTGGTTCATCACAATCTACTTCGCCTATGAACTCGGAAACTGTATATCTAGCGGATCACTGCAAATTACTAGGCCTGCCAGTTGCAGGTATTGAGTGGTGGACCATCATATTGTTCATCATGGCATTGGCCGATGACGCAGTGCCTTTTACAGTTTGCTCCAAAAGCTGAACAAGTGACATAAATATTTCCATCCTTGTTACGTCCCTATTGGCCTGCATATAACACTTTGGACGTAAATGACCAATATAAAGAAGGTAATACTGGATGCGCCTTCCGAACAAGCAAAATATTGGCAACAAGATTCAAAAGTTGCTAGTTGGTACcacaaaatcaaagaaaacaTTGGCAGTAATATCATGACTGGAATGCCTTACAGGCTATATAACAAACATCATCTCTACTATGAGAAAACCAGACCACAGGGACACTTAAAATTGCCATGCATCTTTTTTGCTACAACTATGATATACCCAGAtttgctcacatatatgttaaTTTAACATTCAGTTTTAacctaaattaaataaattcaagactCCAGAAAATTACATGAATCATGAATTTGATCCAAGATCTCGGTCATATGAAGGAGCAAAAGAACCAACGGTCTATTATGTCCTGGACTTCTAGTTTTATATTTGAAAGTATTCAATGTAAAGTGAAGCTGATGTTAAGAAATCCCTTTAGATTTCATATATTAGGATCCTGTatgatcaacaacaacaacaaagccttttcccactaaatggggtcggctatatgaatcctagaacgccattacgCTCGGttatgtgtcatgtcctccattagatccaagtactcttaagtcttttcttagggtctcttccaaagttttcctaggtcttcctctaccccttaggccctgaacctctgtcccatagtcacatcttcgaaccggagcgtcagtagaccttctttgcacatgtccaaaccaccgtaaccgattttctctcatctttccttcaatttcagctacacctactttacctcggatatcctcattcctaatcttatcctttcttgtgtgcccacacatccaacgaagcatcctcatctccgctatacccattttatgtatgtgttgatgcttcaccgcccaacaatctgtgtcatacaacatcgccggccttattgccgccctataaaattttcccttgagcttcagtggcatacgacggtcacacaacacgtcggatgcactcttccacttcatccatccagcttgtattctatggttgaggtctccatctaattcttcgttcttttgcaagatagatcctaggtagcgaaagcagtCACTCTGTGGTATTTCctaatctccgatcctcacccctaacttattttggcctccatttacaCTGagcttgcactccatatattctgtctttgatcggcttaggtaaaggcctttagattccaacacttctctccaaaggttaagcttcacatttaccccttcctgagtttcatctatcaacactatatcgtctgcgaaaaacatacaccaaggaatatcatcttgaatatgtcctgttaactcatccattaccaatgcaaaaaggtaaggacttaaggatgagccttgatgcaaccttacagttatggggaagctttcagtttgtccttcatgagttcttacggcattcctcgctccatcatacatatcctttatagcttggatatatgctactcgtactcttttcttctctaaaatcctccaaagaatgtctcttgggaccctatcatacgctttttccaaatctataaagaccatgtgtaaatcctttaaAGGATCCCGTATGATCAATAGGAAATTTTCTGACAACGGGGTGAATGGTTTAAAAAGGTGCATAGGGTTTGTAGATTGAATGGGAATTAAGGACTTCATGGTTGCAGatgatcataaataaaaaaggctCTTGTTTTCAATATTACCTCTACTGCAAAGCACGCCCATATCTTATCATTCCGAGCTTCCATCACCCCCTTCAGGATGGTCAAACCCATACCTCTGATTAAATCAGCTATTTCTAAAAAGAAACCCTGTTCTTCACAGAGCatctgaaaaaaaaagagaataaaaTAGAAAGGAAACATATTGTTCCATGTACTTCACTGATAGCCAAAGCTCCAATTTCAGATATTTCATAAAATGCCAGTCACTAACCTCCACAAGCATCTGACGGGGTGGATTGAGATCCTCAACGATGATAGGGCAAACCATTGATTGTGTCCCAACGTCAAAAGCCCATGTTGCCCCTCCATCAAAGTTGTCTTTTAGAACCAGTCCATCTTTTTTGCCAATAATCTGCATCTGCAGTAAAGGACATACATCATCTCAAAAGGAGTATTTGTTATATCCTTGTCTTTAAATATCTCATATTCTGAATCCCACTCCCCTAACTCTGGATTTCTCTCAACAATGAAAGCAGATTCCTTTTTAAAGGAAACAAGGGGAAAAGTAGACAGTGATTGTACCTTTGACTCTCCCGTTTGTTTTAGCTCGTCGGCATGCTTTGTGACACCTTGCAAGAACAGCATATGCTTGATGGTGCGTTCAAGCAGTGCATCTATGCTACACTGTAAAACCATATAAAGTTATCAAAATAATGGCATCACTATCTGaatattgaaaatttaaaaacaaggAATAGGAAGAAAGGTATTACTTTTGCCCCATTTGGCACAATATCACGCAACTCCTTCACACGATCTTGGATCATCTGACGATCTTTTGGCCTTGGTCTAGGGTTCTCTCCAGGCTTAAGCCTTTTGCGATTTGATTTTCCTATCATATCAGGCCTCTTAGAATATGCTGTTGAAACACTGCTCTCATGATTTGCACTATTACCCTGTTTAACCCAAGAACTAATTTGAGATCCATATATAGAGTTAGTCAGTGAACAGTTTCCCGCATCCTCTCTTCTACACCCAGACTGAAAGGAACTAGTTTCTTCCGTCCCTGCCTTTACAAGAGCTTTAGGAAGGCCAAATTTCTCCCCGTGCACATCATTAGACATAATAATTCGTCCATACGGGGAAGAACTATTAGGGACGGAAGAGCTACTGATTTTTGTCAATGTTGTTCTACAAGACACATTATCATCAGAGTTCTGCTTGACAGCAGACTGAGCCCGAGAGACCACAGCATCTAAAAGATGTTCAGTGCCTGCCCCAGAGAAAATGCAACCATTTGATATTTCTTGACCTGCTGGATTATAATCTGAAGCCAACTCCTGCACATTTGTAAATGTTGAAGTATTCTCACCTACGTCTTTTGCGTCTGAATGTGTCTCATCAGCAAGCAAATTATTCCAATTGCCATTAAACAGCTTGTTTTTAAAATCCATACCCAAaacatcaaacaaatcatcccCTGATGAAACCTGAGTATATGCATCATTTGTAGCATTTGCAGACCCTGGACTACAGTTTTTATAATCAAAATCATCGAGAACAATACCAGGGATGTGTgcattcaaggggatattttcATGTGAATCTGCCAATGGAATGTTCAGTGCTTGAAACAATTCATCATCTATCCTTTGTGGGGCCAATTCACTCTGGGTAAGCTTCACATCGGCGGAAAACTGTCTCTGGTCAGAGCCTTTGGAAGGCATGTTATTAGCAGATGATTGACCTGCAACACTGGATGAAGAAACTCCTTCCGTTTGGAATGCATCAGCCTTTTGAAATTTAACACCAGACAGACATCCACCAGAGAGGTTGATGTCAGCTACCCTGTGGGGGTCTGAAAAAGAGCAAGGAACAGAAATTGGCCTTGAATGACTACCCGATCCACCATGCACTTGACTTCCTCCAAGCAATGTGGCTGTTGTCGAACCTTTGCTCTGATCAAGTATTAAACTTCCACTTGTTCCCAATTGAGGCATGATACCATTTGATGCGCTAAAGTTCTTATCAAGATGATGCCTAATGCTACCAGCAGACaagatcatatgttttataaaCTTTAGGCTGTTCTGATCTGAACCTGATTGACCTAAAGACGGGTATTTGAGTCCCGCCCCTGAATTGTAAGAGGGAGTCAGCTGGTTCAACCACGCATCAGAATTCGAGGTAATCAATTCAGTTCCCCGAACTCTATCCTTTAGTTGGCCACTCAAATCAAAGCTTGGCTTCATCGATGGAAAAACTGTTGGTTGTTGAGGATCATCATGAATTTTGGGCAGACTTTGGGTGAGATTTGGGGTTTGAAATGCTGAAGAAGTGGTTTGAGAATTATTCTGAATATCTTTAAGAAGAGAGTGAGATAGTTGGCCAGAAAGGCCTGAGGCCCGAGTAAAGTGACTTTGATGGGTGTAGTTATCAGTCATCCGTGTAGACCCTGTTACCTTTAAATTACCTGCTGGATGCATAGATGCCACTGTTCCAGAAGTATAGGGTAACCGAGATTTCTCAACCAAATCTTTTGGCACATAATTTTCTGCTAAAAGAGCACCGGGAACGCGTCCTAGTTGCAGGACTAAACTCTTCACATCATTGATGAATCCTGTATCCTCCATCATCTGAATCAGAATGGATACATTAATCAGGTTGGAAGGAACTGACAACAGACACAAATCAAACATTGATTTGGCTTAATCAACCGCTTGCATTATTagaagggtttttatcacaagtagtccctgaaattgacacaaaccatcaagatggtccctgaaaatgaaaatcaatcgatgtagtccttgaaaatgttgttgcaaatcaatgtcgtCCTCCCCCGTTAGAATTCCGTCAAAATTTCTGTTAGTATGCAGATTTGGCACATATGTGGACCCCACAACTCTATTAAATATTGCCACATGGATAAATTATTCAAaactttataaaatttaatttaaaatcactaaaactaaattcaaaatgattaaattaaaaaattaaaagctattcaacaaaaaaaattagatgcATCTTTAATTCTCAAGCCTcatctaattaaattaaacaattaGGTGCAGCTTTAATTCTCAATCCTCATCATCTGCCAATTCTCTTGCCATCTCTCCCACCCCAAGCCACCATCTTCCCCACCCGCACCCCACCCCTGACATCAATATTGTCAATCCTTCCCCCTCACCGTCGAATTGTCGACCCCTTCCCTCCCCACCGTGACCACACCAACCCACCTCAACCCACATCCCTTCAACCCAACCTCCAACCGACACCAAGCCAACAACCACCAGTCCCCCATCGCAACCCCCTATCCCAATTTTGAGACAGCGAGACAACCTAAGATCGTAGAATTTTTTAGAAAAGCTTGGATGACGTCCTCGACTCGATCATTGCATATGATCTCCTCTACCCCTAGCCTCCCCatggctctctctctccttgcaCGAATTGAGTCTTCCTCATCGTGAAAGTAGCagctttaattgtttttgttcaacagcttttaattttttatttaatcatTTTGAACTTAGttttaaatgattttaaattaaatttttataaagttTTTAATAACTTATCCATGTGGCAATATTTGTGGGGTCCATATGTGCCAAATCAGCATACTAACagaaattttgatgaaattctAACGGAATGAGCACATTGATTTCCAACACCCataacattgattgattttcatttTCAGGGACCGTCTTGATGGTATAGGTCAGTTTCAGGGACtacttgtgataaaaacccttattAGAATGGTCAAACTTGAAGAAAACATAGGTGGTAATAGTCATTCATAGGggggtaaaaataaaataaattgacaTGTAGGGCTTGTTAATATCACAATAATTTTTGCTCGTAACAGAACAAAGGTGTAACCAACAGCCATTCATGTAAAATGGCAGCCAGTcaataaattaatttatttggcCTGAAGCCCATGACTAGCTTTCACGCCATACAAAATACCCACTTCTCAACAGGTTAGTATAAAATCCAGATTTCATCGTCTTGCCTAGGAAATATTGCTAAATGCAGCTTTCTTGTGTTTATATATCGCCGAAATCTGAGTGCCCATGTGGAAAATTTAACAGGATGGCCAACCCAAAATTTGCCTCATGGTTGGACAAATTTGGTCATTTattgagaaaagaaaattttagcGGCAGGCACAGGGTGAATATGATGCAAACTACTGGAATCAAATATTTAGGGAATAATTTGAGGGCGCCATAGAACCAAGGACTTACAGCTGTGGAAGAACCAAGTTGAACAACACCGTGAGGAATAACAGGAATAACTGCAACTGTCTGCAGaccaaataaaaatacaagtaatGTCATGAAACAGAAAAATATAGAATACGCAAAACAGTTGTTATATAGGAACTAGCATACCTGCATGCCAGCAGAAAATTGGTGGTGCATCTCATTGAGGACCTGAAGCAGTCACAATTAAGTCATATAAGTACAAATGCCAAACCCCAAAACTTGAATACAAGTTTTATCCTTTGATGAAACAATGCTTATGTAAATTCAAAATTGTCATGTGCAAAAATGCCTCTGACAAACGACTAAATTTATGAAAACTAAATAGATAGCTATACATCATTTATCTTCCATTAAAATTTAGTTTCACTCATCCAAGTATAGTCAAcagctactctctctctctacagtTTTCCTCCAcatcaaaaggaatcttggtggtggaaggaGGAGGTGCAAGAAAAGCTTAAGGCTAAGaaagaatgttgtaaagccttatacaaggatagaagccttatacaaggatagaaCCAATGAAAATTGTAAGAGGTATAAGATAGCAAAGAAGGAAGCAAAGAACGCCATGAGAGAAGCGAAGCTAGTGGCTTTTGACGACATGTATAACCAATT
This window of the Malus domestica chromosome 03, GDT2T_hap1 genome carries:
- the LOC103425273 gene encoding transcription factor LHW isoform X1; this translates as MGFLLKEALNRLCGANQWAYAVFWKIGCQNPKLLIWEECHYEPSVSSLPKRNAETERAELPFGEWEGCWVSSKVCSSSSGIQQEERVSTLINTMMMDKPFNIVGEGIVGRAAFTGNHQWIVSGNYRKDAHPPEVLNEMHHQFSAGMQTVAVIPVIPHGVVQLGSSTAMMEDTGFINDVKSLVLQLGRVPGALLAENYVPKDLVEKSRLPYTSGTVASMHPAGNLKVTGSTRMTDNYTHQSHFTRASGLSGQLSHSLLKDIQNNSQTTSSAFQTPNLTQSLPKIHDDPQQPTVFPSMKPSFDLSGQLKDRVRGTELITSNSDAWLNQLTPSYNSGAGLKYPSLGQSGSDQNSLKFIKHMILSAGSIRHHLDKNFSASNGIMPQLGTSGSLILDQSKGSTTATLLGGSQVHGGSGSHSRPISVPCSFSDPHRVADINLSGGCLSGVKFQKADAFQTEGVSSSSVAGQSSANNMPSKGSDQRQFSADVKLTQSELAPQRIDDELFQALNIPLADSHENIPLNAHIPGIVLDDFDYKNCSPGSANATNDAYTQVSSGDDLFDVLGMDFKNKLFNGNWNNLLADETHSDAKDVGENTSTFTNVQELASDYNPAGQEISNGCIFSGAGTEHLLDAVVSRAQSAVKQNSDDNVSCRTTLTKISSSSVPNSSSPYGRIIMSNDVHGEKFGLPKALVKAGTEETSSFQSGCRREDAGNCSLTNSIYGSQISSWVKQGNSANHESSVSTAYSKRPDMIGKSNRKRLKPGENPRPRPKDRQMIQDRVKELRDIVPNGAKCSIDALLERTIKHMLFLQGVTKHADELKQTGESKMQIIGKKDGLVLKDNFDGGATWAFDVGTQSMVCPIIVEDLNPPRQMLVEMLCEEQGFFLEIADLIRGMGLTILKGVMEARNDKIWACFAVEANRDVTRMEIFMSLVQLLEQTVKGTASSANAMMNNMMVHHSIPATGRPSNLQ
- the LOC103425273 gene encoding transcription factor LHW isoform X4, whose amino-acid sequence is MGFLLKEALNRLCGANQWAYAVFWKIGCQNPKLLIWEECHYEPSVSSLPKRNAETERAELPFGEWEGCWVSSKVCSSSSGIQQEERVSTLINTMMMDKPFNIVGEGIVGRAAFTGNHQWIVSGNYRKDAHPPEVLNEMHHQFSAGMQTVAVIPVIPHGVVQLGSSTAMMEDTGFINDVKSLVLQLGRVPGALLAENYVPKDLVEKSRLPYTSGTVASMHPAGNLKVTGSTRMTDNYTHQSHFTRASGLSGQLSHSLLKDIQNNSQTTSSAFQTPNLTQSLPKIHDDPQQPTVFPSMKPSFDLSGQLKDRVRGTELITSNSDAWLNQLTPSYNSGAGLKYPSLGQSGSDQNSLKFIKHMILSAGSIRHHLDKNFSASNGIMPQLGTSGSLILDQSKGSTTATLLGGSQVHGGSGSHSRPISVPCSFSDPHRVADINLSGGCLSGVKFQKADAFQTEGVSSSSVAGQSSANNMPSKGSDQRQFSADVKLTQSELAPQRIDDELFQALNIPLADSHENIPLNAHIPGIVLDDFDYKNCSPGSANATNDAYTQVSSGDDLFDVLGMDFKNKLFNGNWNNLLADETHSDAKDVGENTSTFTNVQELASDYNPAGQEISNGCIFSGAGTEHLLDAVVSRAQSAVKQNSDDNVSCRTTLTKISSSSVPNSSSPYGRIIMSNDVHGEKFGLPKALVKAGTEETSSFQSGCRREDAGNCSLTNSIYGSQISSWVKQGNSANHESSVSTAYSKRPDMIGKSNRKRLKPGENPRPRPKDRQMIQDRVKELRDIVPNGAKCSIDALLERTIKHMLFLQGVTKHADELKQTGESKIIGKKDGLVLKDNFDGGATWAFDVGTQSMVCPIIVEDLNPPRQMLVEANRDVTRMEIFMSLVQLLEQTVKGTASSANAMMNNMMVHHSIPATGRPSNLQ
- the LOC103425273 gene encoding transcription factor LHW isoform X2 — its product is MGFLLKEALNRLCGANQWAYAVFWKIGCQNPKLLIWEECHYEPSVSSLPKRNAETERAELPFGEWEGCWVSSKVCSSSSGIQQEERVSTLINTMMMDKPFNIVGEGIVGRAAFTGNHQWIVSGNYRKDAHPPEVLNEMHHQFSAGMQTVAVIPVIPHGVVQLGSSTAMMEDTGFINDVKSLVLQLGRVPGALLAENYVPKDLVEKSRLPYTSGTVASMHPAGNLKVTGSTRMTDNYTHQSHFTRASGLSGQLSHSLLKDIQNNSQTTSSAFQTPNLTQSLPKIHDDPQQPTVFPSMKPSFDLSGQLKDRVRGTELITSNSDAWLNQLTPSYNSGAGLKYPSLGQSGSDQNSLKFIKHMILSAGSIRHHLDKNFSASNGIMPQLGTSGSLILDQSKGSTTATLLGGSQVHGGSGSHSRPISVPCSFSDPHRVADINLSGGCLSGVKFQKADAFQTEGVSSSSVAGQSSANNMPSKGSDQRQFSADVKLTQSELAPQRIDDELFQALNIPLADSHENIPLNAHIPGIVLDDFDYKNCSPGSANATNDAYTQVSSGDDLFDVLGMDFKNKLFNGNWNNLLADETHSDAKDVGENTSTFTNVQELASDYNPAGQEISNGCIFSGAGTEHLLDAVVSRAQSAVKQNSDDNVSCRTTLTKISSSSVPNSSSPYGRIIMSNDVHGEKFGLPKALVKAGTEETSSFQSGCRREDAGNCSLTNSIYGSQISSWVKQGNSANHESSVSTAYSKRPDMIGKSNRKRLKPGENPRPRPKDRQMIQDRVKELRDIVPNGAKCSIDALLERTIKHMLFLQGVTKHADELKQTGESKIIGKKDGLVLKDNFDGGATWAFDVGTQSMVCPIIVEDLNPPRQMLVEMLCEEQGFFLEIADLIRGMGLTILKGVMEARNDKIWACFAVEANRDVTRMEIFMSLVQLLEQTVKGTASSANAMMNNMMVHHSIPATGRPSNLQ
- the LOC103425273 gene encoding transcription factor LHW isoform X3, translated to MGFLLKEALNRLCGANQWAYAVFWKIGCQNPKLLIWEECHYEPSVSSLPKRNAETERAELPFGEWEGCWVSSKVCSSSSGIQQEERVSTLINTMMMDKPFNIVGEGIVGRAAFTGNHQWIVSGNYRKDAHPPEVLNEMHHQFSAGMQTVAVIPVIPHGVVQLGSSTAMMEDTGFINDVKSLVLQLGRVPGALLAENYVPKDLVEKSRLPYTSGTVASMHPAGNLKVTGSTRMTDNYTHQSHFTRASGLSGQLSHSLLKDIQNNSQTTSSAFQTPNLTQSLPKIHDDPQQPTVFPSMKPSFDLSGQLKDRVRGTELITSNSDAWLNQLTPSYNSGAGLKYPSLGQSGSDQNSLKFIKHMILSAGSIRHHLDKNFSASNGIMPQLGTSGSLILDQSKGSTTATLLGGSQVHGGSGSHSRPISVPCSFSDPHRVADINLSGGCLSGVKFQKADAFQTEGVSSSSVAGQSSANNMPSKGSDQRQFSADVKLTQSELAPQRIDDELFQALNIPLADSHENIPLNAHIPGIVLDDFDYKNCSPGSANATNDAYTQVSSGDDLFDVLGMDFKNKLFNGNWNNLLADETHSDAKDVGENTSTFTNVQELASDYNPAGQEISNGCIFSGAGTEHLLDAVVSRAQSAVKQNSDDNVSCRTTLTKISSSSVPNSSSPYGRIIMSNDVHGEKFGLPKALVKAGTEETSSFQSGCRREDAGNCSLTNSIYGSQISSWVKQGNSANHESSVSTAYSKRPDMIGKSNRKRLKPGENPRPRPKDRQMIQDRVKELRDIVPNGAKCSIDALLERTIKHMLFLQGVTKHADELKQTGESKMQIIGKKDGLVLKDNFDGGATWAFDVGTQSMVCPIIVEDLNPPRQMLVEANRDVTRMEIFMSLVQLLEQTVKGTASSANAMMNNMMVHHSIPATGRPSNLQ